GATGTGGTGGTTTGAGTGTTCTGTTGACTGGAGGTGACATTATTTTGTGGTTCAGTTTGTTGTGGAGAATGGTTATCTTCTGTAGTATGTTCAGTATTTGGTTGTTGATTTTGTGGTTCTGTGAGTGTATTTGTAGATGGTGTATTGATTGTAGGTGTGGTAGTTGGCATTGTTGGTGTGATGGTGTTGGTTTGGTAGGTTGTGGAAGTGTTGTCAGTTGCAAGGATGTCAGGATTGAAGTGTTCAGAGTTTGATGGTTGAGTTGTGAGTTGTTTAAAGGTAAATATGCTTTCATTGAATGTCACATCTCTTGTGACAAAGACTTTATGTGTCTCTAGGTTATATAGTATGTAACCTTTTTGTGTTAGTGGATAACCTAGTAGGACAGATGGAATAGATCTTGGTGCGAATTTATCTGAGGAGTGATGGTGTGCATTGGCTAAGCATCATATGATATTTAGGTGTGTTAGGTTTGGTGGTGTTTTGTAGACTATTTCATAGGGACTTTTGTTTTGTAAAGGTTTGGATGGAAATCTATTTATGAGGTATGCAGCTGCTTGGATACAGTATCCCCAGAAGTGTATAGGTATGTGGGATTGGAATCTTAATGCTCTAGCAACCTCTAGAAGTTGTCTGTGTTTCCTTTCTACCCTTGCATTTTGCTGAGGAGTGTATGGACAAGAAGTTTGGTGTGTGATGCCATGTTGGTTAAAGAAGGTTGTGAGACTTTCATTTATGAATTCAGTCCCATTGTCAGTCCTGATAGTCTTAATTGAGATGCTGAATTGGTTAAGGATGTAAGCATAGAAGGTTTTGATTTGAGTGGTGACATGGTGTTTGTTGGGAATGATGTATGTCCAGGTTGCCCTGGAGTGGTCATCCATAATGGTGAGGAAGTATCTGCAATTATTCATGGTGCAATACTTGTGTGGTCCCCAGACATCAATATGAATTAAAGCAAACAAAGATTTGGCATGTGAACTACTAATAGGAAAAGGCAAAGCATTTTGCTTAGACAAAGGACAGATAGTGCATGTTGATATAGTGTTATTGCACTTTATTACAGAAGGGATATCCTTTACACATTTCATTACATGTATGGATGGGTGACCTAGCCTTGAATGCCAAAGACTAGATTCATCATTTGTGTTGCTTGATGTTGTGAAGGTATGATTGATAGAGGAGTTGTGAGTTGATTTGTCTTGTGTGATGATGTAAACGCCATTAGAGAGGGTGCCATGAGCAATCTGTTTGTTGTGATCCTGAAAATAACAGGACAATGGAGTAAACAGTACAGATAGAGGGAGATGTGAGCCTAACTTACTCACAGATAGTAAGTTGTAGGTAAAAGAGGGTATGTATAATACTTCATGTAGAATGATGTTTAGATTGATTGTCACTGAACCATAAGTTGTTACAGAGGTGTTGTGTCCATTAGGTAATGTGACAAGTATTGGTGTGTCATAGGTTTGTATGTTGTGCATATATGATAGGGATGTGGATACATGATCAGTGGCCCCACTGTCCACAATCCACGCATCTTTTAAATGAGAAATCATAGAAGCAATTAAACTGTACTTTTAACTGGTTATATGAGAGGCAATGGTTTTGTGAGTACCTTGTGGTAAGTTTATACCATTTTCAGAGTTTTGTTGAGTTGCTTGAAACATAATCAGCACTTGGTTTAGTTGATTCTGCAGCTGATCCATTCTTGCCTCTACTGCTAAATCAGTGTTGTTGTAGTTTTCATTTTCCATAACCATATTGACCTTCTTTGCAGGTTGAGTGCTTGTTGAGTAGGTTTTGTTTTGCACTGGAAACTTGCCATGGAGTGGATGTCCTGCAGGATAGCCAACAATCTTGTAGCATTCAACCTTCAACTGTCCCTCAAGTCCACAGTTTTCACAGAAAACTCCCTTTTTGAAACAGTTCTTTCTTTCTGGCTGATTGTTATTCTGAGGATATTTAGTTGTGCTCTATATTGAtccactgttgttgttgttgttgttgttgttgttgttcttgtagtTACTTGAGTAGGTGGATAAAGCAGCAGATGTGATGGTAGTTGATTTTGGCATGAAGCTTTCTCTTTGCTTTTCTTCTTGTCTCACCATGCCATAAGTTTTGGCTGTAATTGGAAGTGGTTGCATCAAGAGGATTTGTCCTCTGACATTTGAGTAGCACTCATCCAGCCCCATTAAGAACTGCATCAATCTCTTCCTTTGATCCCTTTCACCATTGCTCCTGCCATTTTCACATGTACAGACACAAGTACAGATGTGTGGTGCCTCCAGGGCATCAATCTCTTCCCAGTATCCCTTCAATTTGTGGTAATAAACTTCAATTGTGCAATTTCTTTGTTTCAATTAGCAATGTCATTTGTCAATTGATATATCCTATGTCCATCTAATTGCGAGTAATGTTCTTGCAATTCACTCCATAGACCACTAGCAGTATTAACAAAACTTAAAGAATTGCTAATTTGATCACTAATGGTGTTGAGAATCCAGGAAATTACCATATCATTTGTTCTTTCCTAAATTGCTTGTGTTCTTGCAGTTGCATCAGGTTCAGTGAATTGTCCAGTGACAATTTGCAGCCTGTTCTTGGCATTTAGGGCAATCATCATCGATCGACGCCACACTACAACAAAAGTGGGAATATAGGACCTTTTTTTCTGGGACCTTGTAAAATAAGGTCGTAAAAGCTACTTAGATAGGACCAGACGATATTTAGGGTCCCATTATGATATACTTTTTTAGAGTAGGGTCCTAAAGAGCTCTTTTCTAGGACACGTTATGTTTTTGTGTCCTATTATCAAATATTTTCGTAGGACACTTAGAAAGTGGATCCTAATAGAGAAGCTTATAAGGCCT
This genomic stretch from Rutidosis leptorrhynchoides isolate AG116_Rl617_1_P2 chromosome 11, CSIRO_AGI_Rlap_v1, whole genome shotgun sequence harbors:
- the LOC139876077 gene encoding uncharacterized protein, whose amino-acid sequence is MPRTGCKLSLDNSLNLMQLQEHKQFRKEQMIWSNGERDQRKRLMQFLMGLDECYSNVRGQILLMQPLPITAKTYGMVRQEEKQRESFMPKSTTITSAALSTYSRHPLHGKFPVQNKTYSTSTQPAKKVNMVMENENYNNTDLAVEARMDQLQNQLNQVLIMFQATQQNSENDAWIVDSGATDHVSTSLSYMHNIQTYDTPILVTLPNGHNTSVTTYGSVTINLNIILHEDHNKQIAHGTLSNGVYIITQDKSTHNSSINHTFTTSSNTNDESSLWHSRLGHPSIHVMKCVKDIPSVIKCNNTISTCTICPLSKQNALPFPISSSHAKSLFALIHIDVWGPHKYCTMNNCRYFLTIMDDHSRATWTYIIPNKHHVTTQIKTFYAYILNQFSISIKTIRTDNGTEFINESLTTFFNQHGITHQTSCPYTPQQNARVERKHRQLLEVARALRFQSHIPIHFWGYYKFAPRSIPSVLLGYPLTQKGYILYNLETHKVFVTRDVTFNESIFTFKQLTTQPSNSEHFNPDILATDNTSTTYQTNTITPTMPTTTPTINTPSTNTLTEPQNQQPNTEHTTEDNHSPQQTEPQNNVTSSQQNTQTTTSNNTTTRKSSRTHNPPTKLKDYHYKLPQANINSISKFHYSKYINYTNILNKPTRKLIFSINTSVEPYTYNQASKNEKWREAMNTELKALESNNT